The genomic window CAACCGCGCCGACGTGTACAACCTCGGCGACGCGCTCGGCGGCATGCAGGACGCCTTCCTGCTCTCGTACGTGGAGAACAGCCTCACGAGTAGCGCCGTGCTCGCGCCGCTGGCCGGGCGGGACCTGAGCGACGTCCCGAAACTCGTCGCCCGCGCCCAGGGCCACGAGGATCCCGGCGAACTGTCGCACCCGTACAGCGAGGCGGAACTCACGGAGATCCTCGCCACGCTGCGCCTGCTGCTGCGCGCCCGCGACACGCTGGCCCGCGTGAACGCCGCGTACATCGCCAGCGCCGCCCAGGCTGACCGCGACCGCACCGAACCGCCCTTCAAGCTCCAGGGCAGCTACCGCAACATGAACAAGATCGCCGAGAAACTCAGCCCCGTCATGAACGACGCCGAACTGGACGGCGTGATCGGCGACCACTACCGCGGCGAGGCGCAGCTCCTCACGACCGGCGCGGAGGAGAACCTCCTGAAACTCGCCGAGCTGCGCGGCACCCAGACGCCCGAGCAGGCGGCGCGCTGGGCGCAGATCCGCGAGAATTACGCCCGCGAACGCCGCATGGGCGGCGCCGACGGGGACACCGGCGCGCGGATGGTCGCGCAGCTGGCCGACATCGCGGGCGGCCTGGACCGCCTGAGTCTGGTCCAACCTCCTGCGTTCCAGGCGGCACCCTCCCCCGTGCCCGCCGAGCCGCTGGCGGCGCAACTTCAGCCCCTGCTGGCCCCGCTGATCGCCGCCCTACGTGACCGCCCGGCTGTCACGGCCCAGCGGCCCGACGCCGACCCGCCGGGCGACGCGATCACCCCGCTCATTGCCGCCCTGGCCAGCGTCGTGCAGGGGCAGCAGACAACCAACGCCGCCGTGCAGGAACTGGCCGAGGTCATCCGCAGGCGGCAGAACGGCATGCGGCCCCTGGGCGGCCCGCCCGGCGGAGGGCGGCACGAGGGCAGCTGAGCGCGCGTGAGCCGGTGAGCGGCGTCCCGGCAGCGGAGAAGCCCACCGGACGGCGGTGACCGGTCGGTGTCCGGTGGCGGTCTGACCGCGGTGTTCGGTTTCATCGAAGGACGAACAGTGCGCCCCTCGCCTCCACCTCACCCCCCTGCCATGCTCAGGTGCTCGCTCTGCTCGATTCAGAGGTCGTGAAAGTCCCCCTGAAAACCGCTGTGAATTCTGCTGTGAGCGCTCGGCGCGGCTGCATCTGAACGGCCGAAGAGGACCGGCGTGACGGTGACCCCCGCCGGCGTGGAGCGCCGCAGGGCGCCGAGGATCAGGGGGCGCACGTCAACTCCTCCTGGCTGCTCCAGGTGCAGCGGAGCTGCTGGCCGCCGGGCACGGTGGCGTCCAGCACGTCGCCGTCCCGGGCATCCGGCGCGAGAACGTACCCGTCGCCCATCAGGGTCAGCGGCTGACCCTGCCACTGCACGGCGGTTCCAGGTGGGACAGGCAGGCGGCGCAGGGGTTCACGGCCCAGGTCGGCGGTCAGGTCGGCGGTCTGCAGGTCCTCCGGGCCGAGCTGAACGGTCCATTGCGACTGCCGGACCGTCCACCCGAGCGGCAGGTGGTCCGGGTTGACGGTCAGGGTGACCGCCTGCTCGGGAACGACACTGAAGGCCACGCGGCCGTCCGCGCCGGTCGGCAGGGTCAGGTCGCCCAGCGTCACGGGCAGGTCCGGGACGCCCAGGTGGACCATCAGGACCGCCGGGCCGCCGGAGGGCACGAGGTGACCGTCCAGGGTGACGCCGCTGCTCACGGCCACGCGCGTGCGGGTGCCGACCTGCAGCGTGACGTCCGCCGGTCCGCGCGCCCGCACCTCCAGGGGGGTCCGGTCGGTCGCGGCCGTGGCGGTCACCGTCCAGTTCTCGGCCCGGCCGGTCACCGAGGCGCTCAGGTGCGGGGCGCCGCTCTGCGCGGTCACGCGGACGTCCGGGCTGGGCGTCCAGACGAGCCGCACGCCGGCCGTCACGCGGCCCTCCTGCACGGCGACGCTGGCGGTGGTGACGGTCTGGGGCGCCGGCCAGTCCTGCACCTGCACGCTGCCGCGCAGGGCGGGTTTCCCCCGCTCGACCTCGAGGTCCAGCTGACCGGTGACCTGACCGCTCAGCGTGCCGCTGGCGCCCACGGCCACGCGCTGCACCTGTCCGCCGGTGACTTGCACGCTGGTCTTCAGGGTGGTGTCCGCCTGCCGGGCCAGGGCGAACTGCGCCTGCTGCGGATCGAGACTGGCCTGCGCGCTCCACTGGCTGCCGTCCGCGGCGAGCCAGGTGGCGCTGACGGCGGCGCCGGGGTCCCGACCGACCGCGCCGCTGAGCGTGACGGTCATCCCCGGGGACGGCGAGGCGGTCACGGTGCCGCTGGCCTGCCAGCTGTCCGCGCCGAACTGCACGGTGAGCGCCGCGTCAACGTCGTGCGGGGCGGGGCGGGTGCGGCGCAGGTCGACGGGGAGACTCAGGGTCCGGGTGCCCGTGCGTTCCCGCATGGTGACGGTCACCCGGCCGCTGACCGGCGGCCAGGACGCGGTGTCGATCGTGGTCCGCCCGGCCGCGTAGCGGCCGCTGTACAGCAGGGCCGGGCCGAGGTGCACCTCGACCGTGCCGGGCTGCTCGGCGTTCAGGATCAGCGGGGCCGGCTGGGCGCGCGGCGCGGTGCGGGTCAGGCGCACCTGCCAGGGCTCTGCGCTGAGGCTGCAGTACTCGACGCTGGCACTCAGGCGGGCGCCGCTGGGCTGAACCTGCCCGTACTGGGCGCGCAGGTTCAGGCTGGTGACCTTGCCGGCGCTCACCTCGCCCTGCAGCTGAACGGCGGGGTTCACCTGCCAGCTCAGCTGGGCGCGGGCCGCGGCGCCCTGATCGCTGTCGAGCTGCACGTCGCCGCGCAGCACGGCGCCGGCGGTGGGCTGCGCGGCGCGGGCCGCGCGGGGCGGGACCGGTGGGGTCGGCAGGGTCAGGGTCACCTGCAGGGTGGACCGGTCGAGTCGGGCGGGGTACGGCACGGGTTGCCACGCGCCGTCCGGGCACAGCGGCTGCGCGCCGAACGGCTTGAGGTCCCCGATGAGGATCAGCAGGTCCGCGCCGTCCTCGGCGATCAGCGCGTCGCCCTGGACCTGCCCGTCCACGATCAGCTGAACGGGCAGGTTCTGGCAACTTAAAGTGCGTCTGAAAAACGTGCTGGCGCAGGTTTCCCCAGAGGCGTCGTGCGCGCACGGTAGAGGTCGGAGGTGGGGTACCCATGACCCGAGCTGCGTATCCAAACGATCTGACCGACGCCGAGTGGAACGTACTTTTTCCCCTTCTATCGCAAGCATCACCCATTGGTCGTCCACGGAAGTGGTCGCTGCGAGAGATCCTGGACGGGATCTTCTACGTGCTGCGAGGTGGGATTGCCTGGCGGTCGATGCCACACGACCTCCCCCCCTGGCAGACGATCTATCACTATCACCGCCTATGGCGACTGCGAGGTGTCTGGGAGGCACTTCATACGGTCCTTCGGGAGTTGGTCCGCCAGCGTGAGGGTCGCGCAGCGACCCCCAGTGCCGCGATCATCGACAGCCAATCGGTGAAAACGACCGAAGCCGGTGGACCCCGCGGCTACGACGGTGGAAAGAAAGTCAGTGGCCGTAAGCGTCACCTCCTCGTCGACACCCTGGGACTCGTCATGGCGATCAAAGTCCATGAGGCCGATATCCAGGACCGCACCGGTGCGGTCCTCCTGCTGCGCGACCTGCCCAATGTGTTCCCACGCATGGAGCACGTGTGGGCGGATGCGGGGTACACCGGTAAGCTGGCGAGCGACATCAAGACCCATCTGGGCTGGACGATGGAGATCGTCAAACATCCTTGGTCCGGGTGGCAGGGGACCTGGGCACCAAAGGACGCACCTCCACGCGTCGTGGAGGTGCCAAAAGGGTTTGTGGTGCTGAAGCGGCGTTGGGTGGTGGAGCGAACCTTCGCCTGGTTGGGGAAGTCGCGGCGGATGGCCAAGGACTACGAAGCGCTGATCGAAACCGCCGAGAACTTGGTCTATGAAGTCATGATTCGGCTGATGGTGCGTCGCCTGGCAAAAGATCCACCCTGACGGTTTTCAGACGCACTTTAATCGCCTGGACATGCTCAGCCCATATTGAGATTGAAGGCATAAAGACGGCCGTAAGACGAGCAACTCTACTGTAGGTGTGTGACCTCGGCTGCTGCTTCCTCTGACCTTCAGCCGACCGACGCGCGGCTCCGTGAGCTTCTGGCTGTGGCTGATCCGATGGTCGTGTCGGACGCCGTGCAGGCCGAGGCACTTCTGCGTGAAGCTCATGCTCTGGCCCTGCACGTGGGTGACGTGCGCTCGCAGGCGCTCGCCCTGACGCTGCTGGGCGCCACGTTCTATTTCCGCTCGCAGTACCACCAGGCGCTGGCCGTAC from Deinococcus sedimenti includes these protein-coding regions:
- a CDS encoding IS5 family transposase, whose translation is MTRAAYPNDLTDAEWNVLFPLLSQASPIGRPRKWSLREILDGIFYVLRGGIAWRSMPHDLPPWQTIYHYHRLWRLRGVWEALHTVLRELVRQREGRAATPSAAIIDSQSVKTTEAGGPRGYDGGKKVSGRKRHLLVDTLGLVMAIKVHEADIQDRTGAVLLLRDLPNVFPRMEHVWADAGYTGKLASDIKTHLGWTMEIVKHPWSGWQGTWAPKDAPPRVVEVPKGFVVLKRRWVVERTFAWLGKSRRMAKDYEALIETAENLVYEVMIRLMVRRLAKDPP